The Paracoccus sediminicola genome has a segment encoding these proteins:
- a CDS encoding sulfotransferase: MTASSRLPDFIIAGAAKSATTWLQHSLQQSPRVSMPNHEPHFFSRRYEEGMEAYLAELGPAPDAVLLGEKSNSYLTMPDAAARIHRHIPDVRLIFQLRDPVARAYSDYLMLFRRGEVDGDINRHLDPDRAANGRFLSDGRYADHLQRFFDLFHREQILVLRYEDIAAQPQRQLKRFSEHLGLAEQLAPPIEGRVKDASSARVPRSLRRILTPLRPVLDPIRHTRVIDTLRSAVARPEKYPPFDPALRADLAEFYAPQISDLRKLTGLDFAAWGSA, translated from the coding sequence ATGACAGCTTCATCACGCCTTCCCGACTTCATCATCGCCGGAGCCGCCAAATCGGCGACGACCTGGTTGCAACATTCCTTGCAGCAATCTCCGCGCGTTTCGATGCCCAATCACGAGCCGCATTTCTTCTCGCGCCGTTATGAGGAAGGCATGGAGGCTTATCTGGCCGAACTTGGCCCGGCGCCAGACGCGGTGCTGTTGGGCGAGAAGTCGAACAGCTATCTGACCATGCCCGACGCCGCGGCGCGCATTCACCGCCACATCCCGGATGTCAGGCTGATCTTTCAGCTGCGTGACCCGGTGGCCCGCGCCTATTCCGATTATCTGATGCTGTTTCGCAGGGGCGAGGTCGATGGTGACATTAACCGTCACCTTGATCCGGACCGCGCGGCGAATGGCCGCTTCCTGAGCGATGGGCGCTATGCCGATCATTTGCAACGCTTCTTTGACCTGTTCCATCGCGAGCAGATCCTCGTGCTGCGCTATGAGGATATTGCCGCGCAGCCGCAGCGCCAGCTCAAACGATTCTCCGAGCATCTCGGCCTGGCGGAACAGCTTGCCCCGCCTATCGAAGGGCGCGTGAAAGATGCCAGCTCGGCCCGGGTGCCGCGTTCGTTACGCCGCATACTGACTCCGCTGCGACCGGTCCTCGACCCGATCCGTCATACCAGGGTGATCGACACGCTCCGCAGCGCCGTCGCCCGACCCGAAAAATACCCACCATTCGACCCGGCGCTGCGTGCGGATCTTGCGGAATTCTACGCCCCGCAAATCTCAGATTTGCGCAAGTTGACGGGGCTGGATTTCGCGGCCTGGGGCTCCGCTTAG
- a CDS encoding polysaccharide biosynthesis/export family protein, which produces MKGRVKNRLAATRSGLGSCLVAVALQLAHSAAATAEPYRLHAQDRLMVRVLTWDFRLNSLSGWQGLSGEYSISPEGNLHLPLAGTLAAEGLTQAELSDAAGELLRRRAGLDEQPMLSIELVSSLPVYVLGSVETRGAVSYRPGLTARQALSLAGGLFRAPAAQNIARTIVLSGEITEAQSQLRALRDEQARIQQELAELENAPFAAPQDVTRSDDVQSRLQEAEREARQVRLDSYSDLAVVLGEKADRLNQQLVLRDEQIAATREELASITSLNERGLAVNARVTSLSSALSELEAKRLEIETALLLLDEQRNQAARDRDTITTDAIASRLARLVQLEPDIANAEIGLSTAQSQLQVEMGVVMSDEDETAEPLPVFTLTRGGQEQEVSPSAELHPGDTLEITTRLPENTELSQN; this is translated from the coding sequence GTGAAAGGGCGTGTGAAGAACCGGCTTGCTGCAACGCGCTCGGGGCTTGGGTCCTGTCTTGTCGCAGTCGCACTCCAGCTGGCCCACTCTGCCGCCGCCACGGCAGAGCCCTATCGTCTGCACGCTCAGGACCGTCTCATGGTCCGTGTGCTCACATGGGATTTTCGGCTGAACAGCCTGAGCGGATGGCAGGGCCTGTCGGGCGAATACAGCATCAGCCCGGAAGGCAATCTGCATCTGCCTCTGGCCGGAACGCTGGCCGCCGAAGGGCTGACGCAGGCCGAGCTGAGCGACGCGGCGGGCGAACTTCTGCGCCGGCGCGCCGGGCTCGACGAACAGCCTATGCTTTCGATCGAGCTTGTGTCGAGCCTTCCGGTCTATGTGCTTGGATCGGTCGAGACGCGTGGCGCGGTCAGCTATCGTCCGGGGCTCACCGCGCGACAGGCATTGTCGCTGGCAGGCGGTTTGTTCCGCGCACCGGCAGCGCAGAACATCGCCCGCACCATTGTGCTGTCTGGCGAAATTACCGAAGCGCAGTCGCAGCTCCGGGCGCTGCGCGACGAGCAGGCCCGGATCCAACAGGAGCTGGCCGAACTGGAAAACGCGCCTTTCGCGGCCCCTCAAGATGTCACCCGGTCGGACGATGTGCAAAGCCGCCTTCAGGAGGCGGAGCGAGAGGCGCGGCAAGTGCGCCTTGACAGCTATAGCGACCTTGCCGTCGTTTTGGGTGAAAAGGCCGATCGACTGAATCAGCAGCTTGTGCTGCGGGATGAACAGATTGCGGCGACGCGCGAGGAATTGGCGAGTATCACATCGCTGAACGAACGCGGGCTCGCCGTCAATGCGCGGGTCACATCGCTGTCCTCGGCGCTAAGCGAGCTTGAGGCGAAGCGTCTCGAAATAGAGACCGCATTGCTGCTTTTGGATGAGCAGCGCAACCAGGCCGCACGCGACCGCGACACGATCACCACCGACGCGATTGCATCCCGACTGGCCCGTCTGGTGCAGCTCGAACCCGATATTGCCAACGCGGAGATTGGGCTCTCGACCGCGCAATCCCAGTTACAGGTCGAGATGGGCGTGGTCATGTCCGATGAGGATGAAACAGCTGAACCGCTGCCCGTGTTCACGCTGACCCGCGGCGGTCAGGAACAAGAGGTCAGCCCGAGCGCCGAACTTCATCCCGGCGACACGTTGGAGATCACCACCCGACTGCCCGAAAACACAGAGCTTTCACAGAACTGA
- a CDS encoding pectate lyase family protein — MGITKRAGVLTRHFRRVAGSFALFFSATCLPAAAQQDNIAFPGAIGYGSAASGWRGGEVIAVTNLEENGPGSLRDCAERDVPRVCVFRVSGTIRVTEPIMAGSNLYIAGQTAPGDGIQLRNDESTHGPLIVKDAEDVVIRFLKLRPGPAQKKSTTIDALTVENSSRVYLGNLSLMFATDETFAIHVSRSTARDITLADSILAYSLDDSNHGKGEHSKGALICSTEGEGNECGRISLIRNIFAHHRDRNPDVKATEIGPVEVVNNIFYDPISQFGEFYDLIGDTRIAYVGNLAMTGPSTNPRARSAVELFDRTEGNDIRVWASGNEARSCNGEASLPILDPVAEALQTEGPISLTVAPMPAAELLTNLATTAGDRLPDDTHRDRLDQQIITDITECRGKVIDRPDQVGGWPDILPSSAKPDGDGDLLPDRYEAIQPELDPRIPTDPWADADGDGLSNLESWLAELAGDRRA, encoded by the coding sequence ATGGGTATTACTAAGCGTGCCGGCGTTCTGACGCGTCATTTCCGTCGTGTCGCGGGCAGTTTTGCCCTGTTCTTCTCCGCAACTTGCCTGCCCGCTGCGGCGCAGCAGGACAACATCGCCTTTCCGGGCGCCATCGGCTACGGCTCGGCGGCAAGCGGCTGGCGCGGCGGAGAGGTGATTGCGGTCACGAATCTGGAAGAGAACGGCCCGGGCAGCTTGCGCGACTGCGCAGAACGTGACGTGCCGCGCGTCTGTGTGTTTCGCGTCTCGGGCACCATCCGGGTGACAGAGCCGATCATGGCCGGGTCAAACCTCTATATCGCGGGACAGACCGCACCTGGCGACGGCATTCAGCTGCGCAATGACGAATCGACCCATGGCCCGCTGATCGTGAAGGATGCGGAGGATGTGGTGATCCGCTTTCTCAAGCTGCGGCCAGGACCCGCGCAGAAGAAAAGCACCACGATCGATGCGCTGACGGTCGAGAACTCAAGCCGGGTCTATCTGGGAAACCTGTCTCTGATGTTCGCCACCGACGAGACATTCGCGATCCATGTCTCGCGCAGCACGGCGCGCGACATCACACTCGCTGACAGTATCCTGGCCTACAGCCTCGACGATTCCAATCACGGAAAGGGCGAGCATTCGAAAGGCGCGCTCATCTGTTCGACGGAAGGCGAGGGCAATGAATGCGGCCGTATCAGCCTGATCCGCAACATTTTTGCACATCATCGCGACCGCAACCCCGATGTGAAGGCCACCGAGATCGGGCCGGTCGAAGTGGTGAACAATATCTTCTATGACCCGATCAGCCAGTTCGGCGAATTTTACGACCTGATTGGGGATACCCGCATCGCCTATGTCGGAAATCTGGCAATGACCGGCCCGTCGACCAACCCGCGCGCCCGGTCGGCGGTGGAACTTTTCGACCGCACCGAAGGGAATGACATCCGGGTCTGGGCATCCGGTAACGAGGCCCGAAGCTGCAATGGCGAGGCCTCGCTTCCGATCCTGGATCCGGTGGCCGAGGCGCTGCAAACCGAGGGCCCGATCTCACTGACCGTCGCACCAATGCCTGCCGCCGAGTTGCTGACGAACCTTGCCACAACTGCTGGGGACCGCCTGCCGGATGACACGCATCGCGACAGGCTCGACCAGCAGATCATCACCGATATCACTGAGTGTCGCGGAAAGGTGATCGACCGGCCCGATCAGGTGGGGGGCTGGCCCGACATACTGCCATCTTCCGCCAAGCCTGACGGCGATGGTGACCTGCTTCCCGATCGCTACGAAGCCATTCAGCCGGAACTCGACCCGAGAATTCCGACAGATCCTTGGGCGGATGCGGATGGCGACGGGCTGTCCAATCTTGAAAGCTGGCTGGCCGAGCTGGCAGGGGACCGCCGGGCGTGA
- a CDS encoding GumC family protein → MNSPSRPHRAAMRAAPPRSERIDSEEFVQLLRRNAWLILTVVILVMAATFFYLSRQTPMYRAQAAMALTTSEVRISQVNTQLEVYDLTRARVETEEDRLRSRNFAERVADGLDLFKDPSFLPESEGNPALGTPERRRAVVDKVLSSYRTSRSGESLVITIIAEATSPELSARIANAVVKAFVNSSVDSQTQTIEKSISYLSNQVDAIGEELTLEQMQLAEFIRENVLDDEELPERLRRERTHITSVLEVMDSRNEGNTAERQKLESDLAKVEEQLSARTLNELKLSRMRLGVELLNTRYQTTVERLNVLEPQINQVQPDARQVTVAEVPVAPFRPNIPTTMALAVPGGLILGFILALLRSTMSRQVWTGPQATHITQLPNLGNLPRIPGRGVFRRHRPTWFVKRFPRSEFSEAMRALLTVLSTQESHDKPPRVAMVTSALPNDGKSTVTTSMASVAAQDGLDVLLLDFDTQRAGASQLVGVSGQRRNSVVALLNGDQPIEDAIIPAEGERNFDFMSFEQKSRLTPRMVLDFEKHVLPKLIRKYDMIIIDTPPALGVSDAARLGALADTTLIVVRSGKTPERALRNCAERLEDSGVRLAGTIVNDIDARRYRQTNLGGKYGYY, encoded by the coding sequence ATGAACAGCCCGTCCCGTCCTCACCGCGCCGCGATGCGCGCGGCACCACCGCGTTCCGAGCGGATTGACAGCGAAGAATTCGTTCAGCTTCTGCGCCGCAACGCATGGCTGATTCTGACCGTCGTCATTCTGGTGATGGCGGCGACCTTTTTCTACCTGTCCCGCCAGACGCCGATGTATCGCGCACAGGCAGCCATGGCGCTGACCACCTCCGAAGTGCGGATCAGTCAGGTGAACACCCAGCTTGAGGTCTATGACCTCACACGCGCAAGGGTAGAAACCGAAGAGGATCGGCTGCGCTCGCGCAACTTTGCCGAGCGTGTGGCGGATGGGCTCGACCTGTTCAAGGACCCGAGCTTCCTGCCTGAAAGCGAGGGGAACCCCGCGCTCGGCACGCCGGAACGCAGGCGCGCGGTGGTGGATAAGGTGCTGAGCTCGTACCGGACCAGCCGGTCGGGCGAGAGCCTCGTCATTACCATCATCGCCGAGGCGACATCGCCCGAGCTGTCTGCGCGGATTGCGAACGCCGTGGTGAAGGCCTTCGTGAACTCCTCGGTCGACAGCCAGACTCAGACCATCGAGAAGTCGATCAGCTATCTCAGCAATCAGGTCGACGCCATCGGCGAAGAGCTGACGCTGGAACAGATGCAGCTCGCCGAGTTCATTCGTGAGAACGTACTAGACGACGAAGAACTTCCCGAGAGGCTGCGTCGAGAGCGGACGCATATCACCTCCGTTCTCGAGGTTATGGACAGCCGCAACGAAGGCAACACGGCTGAGCGTCAGAAGCTGGAATCGGATCTCGCCAAGGTCGAAGAACAGCTGTCGGCGCGAACCCTGAACGAATTGAAGCTCAGCAGAATGCGCCTGGGGGTCGAGCTTCTGAATACCCGCTATCAGACCACGGTCGAGCGGCTGAACGTTCTGGAGCCCCAGATCAATCAGGTTCAGCCGGATGCCCGGCAGGTGACGGTTGCCGAGGTTCCGGTCGCGCCGTTCAGGCCGAATATTCCGACGACGATGGCGCTGGCGGTTCCGGGCGGGTTGATCCTCGGGTTTATCCTGGCGCTGCTGCGCAGCACGATGAGCCGCCAGGTCTGGACCGGCCCGCAGGCGACACATATCACGCAGCTGCCCAATCTTGGCAATCTGCCGCGGATCCCGGGGCGCGGCGTGTTTCGTCGCCACCGCCCCACCTGGTTTGTGAAGCGTTTTCCGAGATCGGAATTCAGCGAGGCCATGCGCGCACTGTTGACCGTGCTCTCCACACAGGAATCGCACGACAAGCCGCCGCGCGTGGCGATGGTCACCTCTGCGCTTCCGAATGATGGGAAATCGACGGTCACGACCTCGATGGCATCCGTCGCCGCACAGGACGGTCTGGATGTCCTTCTGCTCGACTTCGACACGCAGCGTGCAGGCGCGAGCCAGCTTGTCGGCGTTTCCGGTCAGCGCCGCAACTCGGTGGTCGCGCTGCTGAATGGCGACCAGCCGATCGAGGACGCCATCATCCCCGCAGAGGGAGAGCGGAATTTCGACTTCATGAGCTTCGAGCAGAAATCGAGGCTCACACCGCGGATGGTGCTGGACTTCGAAAAACATGTGCTTCCGAAGCTGATCCGCAAATACGACATGATCATCATCGATACGCCGCCCGCTCTGGGTGTGTCCGACGCCGCTCGTCTCGGGGCTCTGGCCGATACCACTCTGATCGTCGTTCGGTCGGGGAAAACGCCCGAGCGCGCCCTGCGCAACTGCGCCGAACGCCTGGAAGATAGCGGCGTGAGGCTGGCCGGGACGATCGTCAACGACATTGATGCCCGCCGCTATAGGCAAACCAATCTTGGTGGCAAATATGGGTATTACTAA